Proteins encoded within one genomic window of Dyadobacter chenhuakuii:
- a CDS encoding LytR/AlgR family response regulator transcription factor, translating into MKNFSSFTHRNLSSKSINGSAAFISVQSMGRTVYLAPEVITFLEGEGNYTFIYTNTGKKYLVSKTLKSLAGQLNQNFMRVHKSYLVNSDYVVARLEDDRMLKLSCGKEVVVSRRKIKEVSGMLDHTNLRISA; encoded by the coding sequence ATGAAAAATTTTTCAAGCTTTACACACCGCAACCTGTCATCAAAATCAATCAATGGCAGTGCCGCTTTCATCTCCGTACAATCAATGGGACGGACCGTTTACTTAGCTCCTGAGGTAATTACTTTCCTGGAAGGCGAAGGCAATTACACTTTCATATATACGAACACTGGCAAGAAATATCTGGTTTCCAAGACTTTGAAATCACTGGCCGGTCAATTAAATCAAAACTTCATGCGTGTGCACAAATCCTACCTGGTAAATTCGGATTACGTGGTTGCACGCCTTGAAGACGATCGCATGCTGAAACTGTCTTGCGGCAAAGAAGTGGTGGTTTCGCGCAGGAAAATTAAAGAGGTTTCCGGAATGTTGGATCATACCAACCTGCGCATTTCCGCATAA
- a CDS encoding porin family protein: protein MNILKKVACLCLLCLIAITSAQAQKKGFAFGIKGGVNLSRLTMGNVFTTRYDAAGNPYLGYDGKEVKDNLKQSFDTRTGAVGGIYARFGRTLFIQPEVLVSTKGGSFEIVKNDLETPVTERINVKYSNIDVPLLIGFKGGPLRILAGPVTSFRIGDNQRLRDAFEHYTSDLNNAMSEATFGYQLGAGLDIGSFSLDVRREGSFTNLASFQVNGQNVGNGNESVKQKIKSWQVTLGLKIF from the coding sequence ATGAACATCCTGAAAAAAGTAGCTTGCCTCTGCCTGTTATGCTTGATTGCCATAACATCCGCGCAAGCACAGAAAAAAGGTTTTGCGTTCGGTATTAAGGGTGGTGTGAATTTATCACGCCTGACGATGGGAAATGTTTTTACAACGAGATACGACGCTGCGGGGAATCCCTACCTGGGATATGATGGCAAGGAAGTGAAGGATAATCTGAAACAAAGTTTTGATACAAGAACCGGTGCAGTAGGCGGGATTTACGCAAGATTCGGCCGTACATTATTCATTCAGCCCGAAGTGCTCGTCTCCACCAAAGGAGGATCATTTGAAATCGTTAAGAATGATCTTGAAACACCCGTAACAGAAAGAATTAATGTCAAATACAGCAACATTGATGTGCCTTTGCTCATCGGTTTCAAAGGCGGTCCGTTAAGAATTTTGGCGGGACCCGTAACTTCATTCAGAATTGGCGATAATCAGCGGTTAAGAGATGCTTTTGAACACTATACGTCGGACCTGAACAATGCAATGTCCGAGGCAACATTCGGATATCAGCTGGGTGCTGGCCTGGATATCGGCAGTTTTAGCCTGGATGTGAGAAGGGAAGGTTCATTTACCAATCTTGCATCGTTCCAGGTGAATGGACAAAATGTTGGAAACGGCAATGAGTCTGTGAAGCAAAAGATTAAATCCTGGCAGGTGACGCTTGGATTGAAGATTTTTTAA
- the radA gene encoding DNA repair protein RadA codes for MAKAKTAYFCQECGYNSPKWVGRCPSCGEWNTFVQEVIEKEDKKTAVAWKGVNLASRPRSIAEIEYQNEPRITTFDGELNRVLGGGIVQGSLVLIGGEPGIGKSTLMLQIALTLSNKKVLYVSGEESDQQIKMRAERMDSKSDNCFILTETHTQNIFRQIEDFQPEILIIDSIQTMQSTYIESGAGSVSQVRECTAEFMKYAKEMGVPVFLIGHITKDGSLAGPKVLEHMVDTVLQFEGDRHNTYRILRTVKNRFGSTSELGIYEMHGSGLRQVSNPSEILISQRDEPVSGIAIGSMMEGNRPLLIEIQSLVSVANYGTPQRSSTGFDGKRLQMLLAVLEKRGGFRLGVQDVFLNVAGGLKVEDPAIDLAVIASIVSSYEDKFIPPSVCFAAEVGLGGEVRAVSRIENRIFEAEKLGFKKVYISKYNSRGLDLKKFRIEVIAVASLDELFMSLFLNT; via the coding sequence ATGGCCAAAGCCAAGACAGCTTATTTTTGTCAGGAATGTGGGTATAATTCACCCAAATGGGTGGGTCGCTGCCCGTCGTGCGGCGAATGGAATACTTTTGTTCAGGAAGTTATTGAAAAAGAAGATAAGAAGACCGCAGTTGCCTGGAAAGGTGTCAATCTGGCCAGCAGGCCGCGTTCTATTGCTGAAATTGAATACCAGAACGAGCCGAGGATCACAACATTTGACGGAGAACTCAACCGCGTGCTGGGAGGCGGGATTGTACAAGGTTCGCTGGTTCTGATCGGTGGCGAGCCGGGAATCGGGAAGTCAACATTAATGCTGCAAATTGCACTTACGCTGTCCAATAAGAAGGTTTTATACGTTTCAGGAGAGGAATCCGATCAGCAGATCAAGATGCGGGCGGAGCGGATGGATTCTAAAAGCGACAATTGCTTCATTCTCACCGAAACGCATACGCAAAATATTTTCCGGCAAATAGAAGATTTCCAACCCGAGATCCTGATCATCGACTCCATCCAGACGATGCAATCCACTTACATTGAGTCGGGCGCAGGCAGCGTTTCGCAAGTGAGGGAATGTACGGCCGAATTTATGAAATACGCCAAAGAAATGGGCGTCCCGGTTTTTCTTATTGGCCACATTACCAAAGATGGTTCGCTGGCAGGGCCGAAAGTGCTGGAACATATGGTGGACACCGTTTTGCAGTTCGAGGGCGATCGCCACAACACCTATCGCATTCTCAGAACCGTAAAGAACCGCTTTGGAAGCACTTCTGAACTTGGTATTTACGAAATGCACGGTTCCGGTCTGCGGCAAGTTAGTAACCCATCCGAAATTCTTATTTCACAGCGCGACGAGCCGGTAAGCGGCATTGCCATAGGCTCCATGATGGAAGGTAACCGACCATTATTGATTGAAATACAATCCCTTGTAAGCGTCGCCAATTATGGAACGCCCCAACGAAGCAGCACAGGATTTGACGGAAAACGGCTTCAAATGCTGCTCGCAGTTCTGGAAAAGCGGGGCGGTTTTCGGTTAGGCGTCCAGGATGTTTTTTTAAATGTGGCTGGCGGATTAAAAGTGGAAGATCCTGCGATTGACCTGGCTGTGATCGCTTCCATTGTTTCTTCCTATGAAGACAAATTCATCCCGCCGTCAGTTTGTTTCGCGGCGGAAGTAGGGCTTGGGGGAGAAGTGAGGGCAGTCAGCAGGATCGAAAACCGAATTTTTGAGGCTGAAAAATTGGGTTTCAAAAAAGTTTACATTTCCAAATACAACAGCAGAGGATTGGACTTGAAAAAATTCAGGATCGAAGTCATAGCGGTTGCGAGCCTCGACGAGCTATTTATGTCGCTCTTTTTAAATACTTAG